From Gaiellales bacterium, a single genomic window includes:
- the purD gene encoding phosphoribosylamine--glycine ligase codes for MRVLLVGSGGREHALAWALARSPLLERLDAAPGNPGIATLARCHDVPVSDLEGLTRLAQELAVDLVVVGPEAPLVAGLANRLADAGIGVFGPSAAAAQMEGSKAFAKSVMDAAGVPTARFTICDTVSAAHAAIAEADGDVVVKADGLAAGKGVVVCSSTTEAHAAVAAALVDGRFGASGRRVLIEERLEGEELSLLALCDGENVVPLAPARDYKRVGDGDAGPNTGGMGSISPVPGIDSDMVADILARVHRPVVNELARRGAPYRGCLYAGLILTADGPKVIEFNARFGDPETQAILPRTGGDLLALLARSAAGSLAGCEIETVEPACVSVVLASRGYPDSPEVGDLISGIDDAEEIEGVTVFHAGTATRGDGVQTSGGRVLNVTAVGPDFHTARRRAYLGVDAIRIAGAHHRSDIGLAAQNAEHVHA; via the coding sequence CCCGGCATCGCCACGCTGGCGCGCTGCCACGACGTGCCCGTCTCCGACCTCGAGGGCCTGACCCGGCTGGCGCAGGAGCTGGCCGTCGACCTCGTGGTCGTCGGGCCGGAGGCGCCGCTCGTCGCCGGCCTCGCGAACCGGCTGGCCGACGCAGGCATCGGCGTGTTCGGGCCGTCCGCCGCCGCCGCCCAGATGGAGGGCTCGAAGGCGTTTGCCAAGAGCGTGATGGACGCGGCGGGCGTGCCCACCGCGCGCTTCACGATCTGCGACACGGTGTCGGCGGCGCACGCCGCGATCGCCGAGGCCGACGGCGACGTCGTCGTCAAGGCCGACGGCCTCGCCGCGGGCAAGGGCGTCGTGGTCTGCTCGTCCACGACCGAGGCCCACGCCGCCGTGGCGGCGGCGCTCGTCGACGGCCGTTTCGGCGCGTCCGGCCGGCGGGTGCTGATCGAGGAGCGGCTCGAGGGCGAGGAGCTCTCGCTGCTCGCGCTGTGCGACGGCGAGAACGTCGTCCCGCTCGCGCCCGCCCGCGACTACAAGCGCGTGGGCGACGGCGACGCCGGCCCAAACACCGGCGGCATGGGCTCGATCTCGCCCGTTCCCGGGATCGATTCCGACATGGTCGCCGACATCCTTGCGCGCGTGCACCGGCCCGTGGTCAACGAACTCGCCCGGCGCGGGGCGCCCTACCGCGGCTGTCTCTACGCCGGCCTGATCCTGACCGCCGACGGCCCCAAGGTGATCGAGTTCAACGCCCGCTTCGGCGACCCCGAGACGCAGGCGATCCTGCCGCGCACCGGAGGCGACCTGCTGGCCCTGCTGGCCCGCTCGGCGGCCGGCAGCCTCGCCGGGTGCGAGATCGAGACGGTCGAGCCGGCGTGCGTCAGCGTCGTCCTGGCCTCGCGGGGGTATCCGGACTCCCCCGAGGTGGGCGACCTGATCTCCGGGATCGACGACGCGGAGGAGATCGAGGGCGTGACCGTCTTCCACGCCGGCACCGCGACGCGCGGCGACGGCGTCCAGACCTCCGGCGGGCGCGTACTCAACGTGACGGCCGTCGGGCCTGACTTCCATACCGCCCGCCGGCGCGCCTATCTCGGCGTCGACGCGATCCGGATCGCGGGGGCCCACCATCGCAGCGACATCGGCCTCGCCGCGCAGAACGCGGAGCACGTACATGCCTGA
- the purE gene encoding 5-(carboxyamino)imidazole ribonucleotide mutase, which yields MPEQPTPAPEVKHLWAELESTGPQVGILMGSESDREVMEAAAKELEERGISFEMQALSAHRDPRGVAEYSSTAALRGVRVIIAGAGKAAALPGVVAAYTELPVIGVPIRTSDLGGMDSLLSIVQMPPGVPVACMAINGARNAAIFAAKILAQGAPPPAEF from the coding sequence ATGCCTGAGCAACCCACTCCCGCGCCCGAGGTCAAGCACCTGTGGGCGGAGCTCGAGTCCACCGGCCCCCAGGTCGGCATCCTCATGGGCTCGGAATCCGACCGTGAGGTCATGGAGGCCGCCGCGAAGGAGCTCGAGGAGCGCGGCATCTCGTTCGAGATGCAGGCCCTCTCGGCCCACCGCGATCCCCGCGGCGTCGCCGAGTACTCGTCGACCGCCGCCCTGCGCGGCGTGCGGGTGATCATCGCCGGCGCGGGCAAGGCCGCCGCCCTCCCGGGCGTCGTCGCGGCCTACACCGAGCTGCCCGTGATCGGCGTGCCCATCAGGACGTCCGACCTGGGCGGGATGGATTCGCTGCTCTCGATCGTCCAGATGCCCCCGGGCGTCCCCGTCGCCTGCATGGCGATCAACGGCGCCCGCAACGCCGCCATCTTCGCGGCCAAAATTCTCGCCCAGGGCGCCCCACCCCCTGCCGAGTTCTAG
- a CDS encoding delta-60 repeat domain-containing protein, with protein sequence MFRLFRAGLPALLILAALSAVPAAEATDAAQSVVVSATPAKFTPNIQDGQVNAVAQAGNLMVVGGTFTGVKGKNDTTVTTVHEIVAFDSQTGAIDTSFMPDIEGGEVSTISVAPGGQAVFVGGEFSTVNGVAAKRIVKLNLADGSIDTSWKGVVSVGSWVEDSQVLGNDLYIGGAFSSIDGVARGRLAALDVNTGALDPNVNVNFATKRAGTLRVAHFDISPDGTKLVATGTFLTADGLDRAQIAVLDLTTTPVSVSSWQTNSFKPACSSHFDTYIRDVKWAPDGSYFIVGDTGAYFGGPGAGVLCDSVSRWEGNTSGPGQLPTWADYSGGDSITQVAVTGTAVYAGGHQRWENNPLAGDSAGPGAVPRMGIAALDPVNGMPFSWNPGRNPRGSGVWALLATQDGLWVGSDTAYIDGLIRNRIALMPQAGGESIPTWNIGTLPGDLWTLGVGTNPTHRSFTGTSAGTQTTLSGTGIDFSQVRGAFMIGSTLYTGQSNGTFLARTFDGTTFGAATTVNLYGLTSAQFPIANLTGMFFDPTTERLYYTVSGDTHMYYRYFEPEDNIVGTQTFTISGNGDGLTWNTASQMTMANGKIYYVLTTGVGGNQQQNLWSINFAGGKPVPGTQVLVSGPAKGDGQTWAGRGMFVLSS encoded by the coding sequence ATGTTTCGCCTATTCCGCGCCGGGCTCCCGGCCCTCCTGATCCTTGCTGCGCTCTCCGCCGTCCCGGCGGCCGAGGCGACCGACGCGGCCCAGTCCGTCGTCGTCTCCGCGACGCCCGCCAAGTTCACACCGAACATCCAGGACGGCCAGGTCAATGCCGTCGCCCAGGCCGGCAACCTGATGGTCGTCGGCGGCACCTTCACGGGCGTCAAGGGGAAGAACGACACGACCGTCACGACGGTGCACGAGATCGTGGCCTTCGACTCGCAGACCGGCGCGATCGATACGAGCTTCATGCCCGACATCGAGGGCGGCGAGGTCAGCACGATCTCGGTCGCTCCGGGCGGCCAGGCCGTGTTCGTCGGGGGCGAGTTCTCGACCGTGAACGGGGTGGCGGCGAAGCGCATCGTCAAGCTGAACCTGGCCGACGGCTCGATCGACACGAGCTGGAAGGGCGTGGTGTCGGTGGGGAGCTGGGTCGAGGACTCGCAGGTGCTCGGCAACGACCTGTACATCGGCGGGGCCTTCTCGTCGATCGACGGCGTCGCCCGCGGCCGGCTCGCGGCCCTCGACGTGAATACGGGCGCGCTCGACCCGAACGTCAACGTGAACTTCGCCACGAAGCGCGCGGGCACCCTGCGCGTGGCCCACTTCGACATCTCGCCCGACGGCACCAAGCTCGTCGCCACCGGCACGTTTCTGACGGCCGACGGGCTCGACCGCGCCCAGATCGCCGTCCTCGACCTGACCACGACGCCCGTGTCCGTCTCGAGCTGGCAGACGAACTCGTTCAAGCCGGCCTGCTCGAGCCACTTCGACACGTACATCCGCGACGTCAAGTGGGCGCCCGACGGCAGCTACTTCATCGTCGGCGACACCGGCGCCTACTTCGGCGGCCCGGGCGCAGGGGTGCTGTGCGACTCGGTCTCGCGCTGGGAGGGCAACACGAGCGGCCCCGGCCAGCTGCCCACCTGGGCGGACTACAGCGGCGGCGACAGCATCACGCAGGTCGCCGTCACCGGCACCGCCGTCTACGCGGGCGGCCACCAGCGCTGGGAGAACAATCCGCTGGCGGGCGACTCCGCCGGCCCGGGCGCCGTACCCCGCATGGGCATCGCCGCCCTCGACCCGGTGAACGGCATGCCGTTCTCGTGGAACCCCGGCCGCAACCCGCGCGGCTCCGGCGTGTGGGCGCTGCTCGCCACCCAGGACGGCCTGTGGGTCGGGAGCGACACGGCCTACATCGACGGCCTCATCCGCAACCGCATCGCGCTCATGCCGCAGGCCGGGGGCGAGTCCATCCCGACCTGGAACATCGGCACGCTCCCCGGCGACCTGTGGACGCTCGGCGTCGGCACCAACCCGACCCACCGCAGCTTCACCGGGACGTCCGCCGGGACGCAGACGACCCTGTCCGGCACCGGCATCGACTTCTCGCAGGTGCGCGGGGCGTTCATGATCGGATCGACGCTCTACACGGGTCAGAGCAACGGCACGTTCCTCGCCCGCACGTTCGACGGCACCACCTTCGGCGCCGCCACGACGGTGAATCTGTACGGGCTGACGTCGGCGCAGTTCCCGATCGCCAACCTGACCGGGATGTTCTTCGACCCGACGACGGAGCGGCTGTACTACACCGTCTCCGGCGACACGCACATGTACTACCGCTACTTCGAGCCCGAGGACAACATCGTCGGGACGCAGACGTTCACGATCTCCGGCAACGGCGACGGCCTCACCTGGAACACCGCGTCCCAGATGACCATGGCCAACGGCAAGATCTACTACGTCCTCACCACGGGAGTCGGCGGAAACCAGCAGCAGAACCTGTGGTCGATCAACTTCGCCGGCGGCAAGCCCGTTCCGGGCACCCAGGTGCTCGTCAGCGGCCCGGCCAAGGGCGACGGCCAGACGTGGGCCGGGCGCGGCATGTTCGTCCTGTCGAGCTAG
- the purB gene encoding adenylosuccinate lyase — translation MISRYTRPAIGAVWSDERKFQRWLDVEIAAMAAWAELGVVPLEAVEAVRARARVDVARISEIEGRTHHDVLAFTESVAELVGEQSRWFHYGLTSSDVVDTALALQLRDAGELLLAGVEAVEQAAAVRAEEFRHTPVIGRTHGVHAEPTTFGLKLLGWVTEMRRQRERLATAFAGVRVGKLSGAVGAYANSDPRMEALALAELGLEREDVATQVVPRDRHAALLSAIAGAGASLERFAVEVRHLQRTEVREALEPFAAGQKGSSAMPHKRNPIVCERITGLARVLRANAGVGLEDVALWHERDISHSSAERVVLPDSTIALDYMLDRSRWLIEGLAVDPERMLRNLEASHGLVFSGRALLRMVEAGISRERAYEIVQRNAMAAWDREVPLRGLLEADPEVAGVLDAAELDAIFDLDALLVHVDEIFDRTLRRPEVAHA, via the coding sequence TTGATCTCTCGCTATACCCGCCCCGCCATCGGCGCCGTGTGGTCGGACGAGCGCAAGTTCCAGCGGTGGCTGGACGTGGAGATCGCAGCGATGGCCGCCTGGGCCGAGCTGGGCGTCGTCCCGCTCGAAGCCGTCGAGGCCGTCCGCGCGAGGGCCCGCGTCGATGTCGCCCGGATCTCGGAGATCGAGGGCCGTACCCACCACGACGTGCTCGCCTTCACCGAGTCGGTGGCCGAGCTCGTCGGCGAGCAGAGCCGCTGGTTCCACTACGGGCTGACGTCGTCCGACGTCGTCGACACCGCCCTCGCGCTGCAGCTGCGCGACGCGGGCGAGCTCCTGCTGGCCGGCGTCGAGGCGGTCGAGCAGGCCGCCGCCGTCCGCGCGGAGGAGTTCCGCCACACGCCGGTGATCGGCCGCACCCACGGCGTCCACGCCGAGCCGACCACGTTCGGGCTCAAGCTGCTCGGCTGGGTGACCGAGATGCGCCGCCAGCGCGAGCGGCTCGCGACCGCCTTCGCCGGCGTCCGGGTTGGAAAGCTTTCCGGCGCCGTGGGCGCATACGCCAACTCCGACCCGCGCATGGAGGCACTGGCGCTTGCGGAGCTCGGCCTCGAGCGCGAGGACGTCGCCACCCAGGTGGTGCCGCGCGACCGCCACGCCGCGCTGCTCTCGGCGATCGCCGGGGCGGGCGCGTCGCTCGAGCGGTTCGCCGTCGAGGTGCGCCACCTCCAGCGGACGGAGGTGCGCGAGGCGCTCGAGCCGTTCGCCGCCGGCCAGAAGGGCTCCTCGGCGATGCCGCACAAGCGCAACCCGATCGTCTGCGAGCGCATCACCGGCCTCGCCCGGGTGCTGCGCGCGAACGCGGGCGTCGGCCTCGAGGACGTCGCCCTCTGGCACGAGCGCGACATCTCCCACTCGTCCGCCGAGCGTGTCGTTCTGCCCGACTCGACGATCGCGCTCGACTACATGCTCGACCGCTCGCGCTGGCTGATCGAGGGCCTCGCCGTCGACCCGGAGCGGATGCTGCGAAACCTCGAGGCATCGCACGGCCTCGTCTTCTCCGGCCGGGCCCTCCTGCGCATGGTCGAGGCGGGCATCAGCCGCGAGCGCGCCTACGAGATCGTCCAGCGCAACGCCATGGCGGCCTGGGACCGCGAGGTGCCGCTGCGCGGGCTGCTCGAGGCCGACCCCGAGGTGGCCGGCGTCCTCGATGCCGCCGAGCTCGACGCGATCTTCGACCTCGACGCCCTCCTCGTCCACGTGGACGAGATCTTCGACCGCACCCTACGCCGCCCGGAGGTGGCCCATGCCTGA
- a CDS encoding phosphoribosylaminoimidazolesuccinocarboxamide synthase, with the protein MPDTLSQLHEASGKVRELYGFGDRLLLVASDRISAFDVVLPTAIPDKGRVLTGLSRFWFERTRGLVRNHMLSVSVADFPEEARGAPDLAGRTMLAKRLQMLPIECVVRGYLVGSGWKDYRATGSVCGHALPTGLREADKLPEPLFTPSTKATEGHDTNIDRAGGIALVGEERFDEIERISIELYRTAADYALERGIIIADTKFEFGVDEQDRIVIGDEVLTPDSSRFWPVDEYAPGGSPPSYDKQYVRDWLETLDWDKTPPGPEIPANVVEGTRARYVEAYERLTGEPFQTYLDETGSGS; encoded by the coding sequence ATGCCTGACACCCTGTCCCAGCTGCACGAGGCCTCCGGGAAGGTCCGCGAGCTCTACGGCTTCGGAGACCGCCTGCTGCTCGTCGCGTCCGACCGCATCTCGGCGTTCGACGTCGTGCTGCCGACGGCCATCCCGGACAAGGGCCGGGTGCTGACCGGGCTCTCGCGGTTCTGGTTCGAGCGCACCCGCGGGCTCGTGCGCAACCACATGCTGAGCGTGAGCGTGGCGGATTTCCCCGAGGAGGCGCGGGGCGCCCCCGACCTGGCCGGCCGGACGATGCTCGCCAAGCGCCTGCAGATGCTGCCGATCGAGTGCGTCGTGCGCGGCTACCTGGTCGGCTCGGGCTGGAAGGACTATCGCGCCACCGGGTCGGTGTGCGGCCACGCCCTCCCGACCGGCCTGCGCGAGGCCGACAAGCTGCCCGAGCCCCTGTTCACGCCGTCCACGAAGGCGACCGAGGGCCACGACACGAACATCGATCGCGCCGGCGGCATCGCCCTGGTCGGCGAGGAGCGCTTCGACGAGATCGAGCGGATCTCGATCGAGCTCTACCGCACGGCCGCCGACTACGCGCTCGAGCGCGGCATCATCATCGCCGACACGAAGTTCGAGTTCGGCGTCGACGAGCAGGACCGGATCGTCATCGGCGACGAGGTGCTGACGCCCGACTCGTCCCGGTTCTGGCCGGTCGACGAGTACGCGCCGGGCGGCTCGCCGCCCTCCTACGACAAGCAGTACGTGCGCGACTGGCTCGAGACGCTCGACTGGGACAAGACCCCTCCGGGCCCAGAGATCCCGGCGAACGTCGTCGAGGGCACCCGCGCCCGCTACGTCGAGGCCTACGAGCGCCTCACCGGCGAGCCGTTCCAGACCTACCTCGACGAGACGGGGAGCGGCTCGTGA
- the purS gene encoding phosphoribosylformylglycinamidine synthase subunit PurS, with amino-acid sequence MKVTVTVRPRAGILDPQGEAVRRSLQGLGYAVSDVRAGKVFDLDLDVGDAREAMKVAGRIAEQVLSNPLIEEFDVAVQEPAVV; translated from the coding sequence GTGAAGGTGACGGTCACGGTACGGCCCCGCGCCGGCATCCTCGACCCCCAGGGCGAGGCGGTGCGGCGCTCGCTGCAGGGCCTCGGCTACGCGGTATCCGACGTCCGGGCGGGGAAGGTGTTCGACCTCGACCTGGACGTGGGCGACGCGCGCGAGGCGATGAAGGTCGCCGGCCGGATCGCCGAGCAGGTGCTCTCGAACCCGCTGATCGAGGAGTTCGACGTCGCCGTCCAGGAGCCCGCAGTCGTATGA
- the purQ gene encoding phosphoribosylformylglycinamidine synthase subunit PurQ: protein MTVRVAVLAFPGSCDDRDALRAVELMGAGPVRVWHADSDLGGAAAVIVPGGFSYGDYLRPGALAALSPAMGAVREHAAAGGPVLGICNGFQVLTEARLLPGVLRPNAHLQFRFQDVGLRVQRESAWLPGTVAGDTLDIPVKHHDGCYFVTPGQLEELDAAGQVLLRYVRNPNGSVESIACVTNAAGNVAGLMPHPEHAVDPLLGSADGRILLQGLIDQAVAVEAVA, encoded by the coding sequence ATGACTGTTCGCGTCGCGGTGCTCGCCTTCCCGGGGTCGTGCGACGACCGCGACGCGCTGCGGGCGGTCGAGCTCATGGGCGCCGGGCCCGTGCGGGTCTGGCACGCCGACTCCGACCTCGGCGGCGCCGCGGCGGTGATCGTGCCGGGCGGCTTCAGCTACGGCGACTACCTGCGTCCGGGGGCGCTGGCCGCGCTCTCGCCGGCGATGGGGGCGGTGCGCGAGCACGCTGCGGCCGGCGGGCCGGTGCTCGGCATCTGCAACGGGTTCCAGGTGCTGACCGAGGCCCGGCTCCTGCCCGGCGTGCTGCGGCCGAACGCGCACCTCCAGTTCCGCTTCCAGGACGTGGGCCTGCGCGTCCAGCGCGAGTCGGCCTGGCTGCCAGGGACGGTGGCCGGCGACACGCTCGACATCCCCGTGAAGCACCACGACGGCTGCTACTTCGTCACGCCCGGCCAGCTGGAGGAGCTCGACGCCGCCGGCCAGGTGCTGCTGCGCTACGTCCGCAACCCGAACGGCTCGGTGGAGTCGATCGCCTGCGTCACGAACGCCGCGGGCAACGTGGCCGGGCTCATGCCCCATCCCGAGCATGCCGTCGATCCGCTGCTCGGGTCGGCCGACGGGCGCATCCTGCTGCAGGGGCTCATCGACCAGGCCGTCGCCGTCGAGGCGGTGGCATAG
- the purL gene encoding phosphoribosylformylglycinamidine synthase subunit PurL: MSTIESTPSLHRSLGLTDAEFERIAELLERAPNDFELAVFSLLWSEHCAYKHSRRLLAAFPTTGERVLQGPGENAGVIDVGDGLAVALKVESHNHPSAVEPFQGAATGVGGILRDIFAMGARPIAILDSLRFGELDSERQRHLFARVVEGVGHYGNCVGVANVGGEVEFEPAYENNCLVNAMCIGVLPADRLQSAGAAGPGNLLVLYGSKTGRDGIGGASVLASQGFEEGSEAKRPSVQIGDPFTGKKLIECTLELLDQGLIVSLQDLGAAGLASSTSEMASAGGVGLDVDLSAVPVREEGMEPFEIMISESQERMAAIVEPASWEAMAAVCRRWEVDATVIGEVTETGRLRAFHSGELVGDIPVETLTERAPRYDVERERPARLVDLPSGAGEDPGTPPEAALRALLAAPGVASRRWVTRQYDQLVGSGTVVRPGGDAAVVRLTPSDRAIAVSLDGNGRRTWLDPRRGGMSAVCEAARNVACTGARPAAVTNCLNFANPEHAEVGYELAEAIGGMADACRALGLPVVSGNVSLYNEHDGRPIPPTPVVGVVGVLDHAELAVRAAFCEEGDVVLLAGVGASALDGSDYQKVVLGETAGRIPEPDLEAERALHAFLAAAAGRKLLRSAHDVGGGGLAVAVAESAMAGGIGVRVEEAPDLFGEGDGRVVISARRADVPALRKLSGPVPLKRIGTVGGGEIAVGPARIALAEAIDLYEGALPRIMEGGA, encoded by the coding sequence GTGAGCACGATCGAGTCGACACCGTCGCTGCACCGGTCGCTGGGCCTGACGGACGCGGAGTTCGAGCGCATCGCCGAGCTGCTCGAGCGGGCGCCGAACGACTTCGAGCTGGCGGTCTTCTCGCTGCTCTGGAGCGAGCACTGCGCCTACAAGCACTCCCGCCGCCTGCTGGCGGCCTTCCCGACGACGGGCGAGCGGGTGCTGCAGGGGCCGGGCGAGAACGCCGGGGTGATCGACGTGGGCGACGGCCTGGCCGTGGCGCTCAAGGTCGAGAGCCACAACCACCCGTCCGCCGTCGAGCCGTTCCAGGGCGCGGCCACCGGCGTCGGCGGGATCCTGCGTGACATCTTCGCGATGGGCGCCCGCCCGATCGCGATCCTCGATTCGCTCCGCTTCGGCGAGCTCGACTCCGAGCGCCAGCGCCACCTCTTCGCCCGCGTTGTCGAGGGCGTCGGCCACTACGGCAACTGCGTCGGCGTCGCGAACGTCGGCGGCGAGGTCGAGTTCGAGCCCGCCTACGAGAACAACTGCCTCGTGAATGCGATGTGCATCGGTGTGCTCCCGGCCGACCGGCTCCAGTCCGCCGGCGCCGCCGGGCCGGGCAACCTGCTCGTCCTGTACGGGTCGAAGACCGGCCGCGACGGCATCGGCGGCGCCAGCGTGCTCGCGTCGCAGGGCTTCGAGGAGGGCTCCGAGGCCAAGCGCCCGAGCGTCCAGATCGGCGACCCGTTCACCGGCAAGAAGCTGATCGAGTGCACCCTCGAGCTGCTCGACCAGGGTCTGATCGTCTCGCTCCAGGATCTCGGCGCCGCCGGGCTGGCCTCGTCGACGTCGGAGATGGCCTCCGCGGGCGGCGTCGGCCTCGACGTCGACCTCTCCGCCGTGCCGGTGCGCGAGGAGGGGATGGAGCCGTTCGAGATCATGATCTCCGAGTCGCAGGAGCGGATGGCGGCGATCGTGGAGCCGGCCTCGTGGGAGGCGATGGCGGCGGTCTGCCGGCGCTGGGAGGTCGACGCGACGGTCATCGGCGAGGTCACCGAGACCGGCCGCCTGCGCGCGTTTCATTCCGGCGAGCTGGTCGGCGACATCCCGGTCGAGACGCTCACCGAGCGCGCGCCCCGCTACGACGTCGAGCGGGAGCGGCCGGCCCGCCTGGTCGACTTGCCCTCGGGCGCCGGCGAGGATCCGGGCACGCCCCCCGAGGCGGCGCTGCGCGCGCTGCTGGCCGCGCCGGGCGTCGCCAGCCGGCGCTGGGTGACCCGCCAGTACGACCAGCTGGTCGGCTCCGGCACGGTCGTGCGCCCCGGCGGCGACGCGGCCGTCGTCCGCCTCACGCCGTCCGACCGCGCCATCGCCGTCTCGCTCGACGGGAACGGCCGCCGCACCTGGCTCGATCCCCGCCGCGGCGGGATGAGCGCGGTGTGCGAGGCCGCCCGCAACGTCGCCTGCACCGGCGCCCGCCCGGCGGCGGTCACGAACTGCCTGAACTTCGCCAACCCCGAGCACGCCGAGGTCGGCTACGAGCTGGCCGAGGCGATCGGCGGGATGGCCGACGCCTGCCGCGCCCTGGGCCTGCCGGTGGTCTCCGGCAACGTCTCGCTCTACAACGAGCACGACGGCCGCCCGATTCCGCCGACGCCGGTGGTCGGCGTGGTCGGCGTCCTCGACCACGCCGAGCTGGCGGTGCGGGCCGCCTTCTGCGAGGAGGGCGACGTCGTCCTCCTGGCCGGCGTCGGCGCGAGCGCGCTCGACGGCTCCGACTACCAGAAGGTCGTCCTCGGCGAGACGGCCGGCCGCATCCCCGAGCCCGACCTCGAGGCCGAGCGGGCGCTGCACGCGTTCCTGGCCGCGGCCGCCGGGCGCAAGCTGCTTCGCAGCGCCCACGACGTCGGCGGCGGCGGCCTCGCCGTGGCGGTGGCCGAGTCGGCGATGGCCGGCGGCATCGGCGTCCGCGTCGAGGAGGCGCCGGACCTCTTCGGCGAAGGCGACGGGCGGGTCGTGATCTCGGCCCGGCGGGCCGACGTGCCCGCCCTTCGCAAGCTGTCCGGGCCGGTGCCGCTGAAGCGGATCGGGACGGTGGGCGGCGGCGAGATCGCCGTCGGCCCGGCCCGGATCGCGCTCGCCGAGGCGATCGACCTGTACGAGGGCGCGCTGCCGCGGATCATGGAGGGCGGCGCCTGA
- the purF gene encoding amidophosphoribosyltransferase, producing the protein MCGVFGMYTPAGGPDRDVARSTFFGLFALQHRGQESAGIAVSDGARITAMKDMGLVSQVFDEARLSGLEGHIAIGHTRYSTTGSTVWQNAQPVVRHAGGGTIALGHNGNLTNTAELREQLRTRRVPMRSTSDTEVMAALIAEHESPDLGEAVADAMARIEGAFAAVVMTERGLAGFRDPDGIRPLVVGRLGDAWVLASESCALDLIGATLERDLEPGEMVVVDERGARFRSLGDRSGSLCVFEYIYFARPDSVMRGNGLHEVRRRMGERLADEAPVEADVVIGVPDSGTPAAVGYARRSGIPFGEGLVKNRYVGRTFIQPDQALRERGVKLKFNALRSVLEGRRVVVVDDSIVRGSTTRKLVQMLFEAGAREVHLRVSSPPIISPCFYGIDMADQDELLAAGRTIEEVRRRLGATSLAYLSLEGLEATAGPAEGFCRACLTGEYPTEIPADMRLAKLRFESAPVPVEIR; encoded by the coding sequence ATGTGCGGCGTCTTCGGCATGTATACGCCGGCCGGCGGACCCGACCGCGACGTCGCCCGCTCGACCTTCTTCGGCCTCTTCGCGCTGCAGCACCGGGGCCAGGAGAGCGCCGGCATCGCCGTCTCGGACGGCGCGCGGATCACCGCGATGAAGGACATGGGCCTCGTCAGCCAGGTGTTCGACGAGGCGCGCCTGTCCGGCCTCGAGGGCCACATCGCGATCGGCCACACCCGGTACTCGACCACCGGGTCGACGGTGTGGCAGAACGCCCAGCCGGTCGTCCGCCACGCCGGCGGGGGCACGATCGCCCTCGGCCACAACGGCAACCTGACGAACACCGCGGAGCTGCGCGAGCAGCTGCGGACGCGGCGGGTGCCGATGCGCTCGACCTCCGACACCGAGGTGATGGCGGCGCTGATCGCCGAGCACGAGTCGCCCGACCTGGGTGAGGCCGTCGCCGACGCGATGGCCCGGATCGAGGGCGCGTTCGCGGCGGTCGTCATGACCGAGCGCGGACTGGCCGGCTTCCGCGACCCGGACGGCATCCGCCCCCTGGTCGTCGGCCGGCTCGGAGACGCCTGGGTGCTCGCGTCCGAGTCGTGCGCGCTCGACCTGATCGGGGCGACGCTGGAGCGCGACCTCGAGCCGGGCGAGATGGTCGTGGTGGACGAGCGCGGCGCCCGCTTCCGCAGCCTCGGCGACCGGTCGGGATCGCTGTGCGTGTTCGAGTACATCTACTTCGCCCGGCCCGACTCGGTCATGCGCGGCAACGGCCTGCATGAGGTGCGGCGGCGGATGGGCGAGCGGCTGGCCGACGAGGCGCCGGTCGAGGCCGACGTTGTCATCGGCGTGCCCGACTCGGGGACGCCGGCCGCGGTCGGCTATGCCCGCCGCAGCGGCATCCCGTTCGGCGAGGGGCTCGTCAAGAACCGCTACGTCGGCCGCACGTTCATCCAGCCCGACCAGGCCCTGCGCGAACGGGGCGTGAAGCTCAAGTTCAACGCGCTGCGCTCGGTGCTCGAGGGCCGCCGGGTGGTCGTCGTCGACGACTCGATCGTGCGCGGCTCGACGACCCGCAAGCTGGTGCAGATGCTGTTCGAGGCGGGCGCCCGCGAGGTGCACCTGCGCGTGTCGTCGCCGCCGATCATCTCGCCCTGTTTCTACGGGATCGACATGGCCGACCAGGACGAGCTGCTCGCGGCCGGGCGCACCATCGAGGAGGTGCGCCGGCGGCTCGGTGCGACCTCGCTCGCCTACCTTTCGCTGGAGGGCCTCGAGGCCACCGCCGGGCCGGCTGAGGGCTTCTGCCGGGCGTGTCTGACGGGCGAGTACCCGACCGAGATCCCCGCCGACATGCGCCTCGCGAAGCTGCGCTTCGAGTCCGCGCCGGTGCCGGTGGAGATCCGGTGA